Proteins encoded in a region of the Rutidosis leptorrhynchoides isolate AG116_Rl617_1_P2 chromosome 9, CSIRO_AGI_Rlap_v1, whole genome shotgun sequence genome:
- the LOC139866659 gene encoding probable methyltransferase PMT9: MRSTAGELIRRKKLLKHVTLGLIILLGLICLYNGSKLLPRAEEVVSLDDGTDPVIGKYFPKRDYFDELFEDQELNYDVPKSLPVCDMRYSELIPCLDRHLIYQMKLKLNLSLMEHYERHCPPAQRRFNCLIPPPIGYKLPIRWPESRDEVWKANIPHTHLAQEKSDQNWMTVVGERIRFPGGGTHFHSGADKYIATIASMLKIPGDKLNNGGNIRTVLDVGCGVASFGAYLLPLGIIAMSLAPNDVHQNQIQFALERGIPSALGVLGTKRLPYPSRSFEMAHCSRCRIDWLQRDGILLLELDRLLRPGGYFVYSSPEAYAHDAENRRIWNAMHDLLRRMCWRVVSRRDQTVIWAKSVSNSCYHKRAPGTNPLLCSTDTDPDLSWNVQMKACITPYSTKMHKGKGSGLEPWPSRLTGPPPRLDEIGVSPDQFQEDTNTWYHRVVEYWKQMRSVIQKDSIRNVMDMNSNLGGFAAALKDKDVWVMNVAPVNASSRLKIIYDRGLIGTVHDWCESFSTYPRTYDLLHAWSVFSEVEDRGCSVEDLLIEMDRMLRPEGFVIIRDRSSVVDHIRKFLGALRWDGYSLEVEPKTDALSLKDERVVIARKQLWGDDDEDEASRF, encoded by the exons ATGAGGTCAACTGCCGGTGAACTCATTCGCCGGAAAAAGTTATTGAAACACGTCACGTTagggctaattatattgctaggtTTAATTTGTTTATATAATGGATCGAAGTTATTACCGAGAGCTGAAGAAGTTGTTTCGTTAGACGATGGTACGGATCCGGTCATCGGAAAATATTTTCCGAAACGTGAttattttgatgaattgtttgaagaTCAAGAGCTTAATTATGATGTTCCTAAAAGCTTACCT GTCTGTGATATGAGGTACTCTGAGTTGATACCTTGTTTGGATAGACATCTTATATATCAAATGAAATTGAAGCTTAATTTGAGTTTAATGGAGCATTATGAACGGCATTGTCCGCCTGCTCAAAGGCGGTTTAATTGTCTTATTCCACCTCCTATTGGATACAAG CTTCCAATTAGGTGGCCAGAAAGTAGAGATGAGGTATGGAAGGCAAATATACCACACACTCATCTTGCACAGGAGAAATCGGATCAAAATTGGATGACTGTCGTTGGAGAAAGAATAAGGTTTCCTGGTGGTGGAACTCATTTTCATTCTGGTGCTGATAAGTACATTGCTACCATTGCATCG ATGTTGAAGATACCTGGTGATAAACTCAATAACGGAGGAAATATCCGAACTGTTCTTGATGTGGGTTGTGGTGTTGCAAGTTTTGGGGCCTATCTTTTACCTCTAGGCATAATAGCAATGTCTTTAGCGCCGAACGATGTTCATCAGAATCAAATTCAATTCGCACTTGAACGTGGGATACCATCTGCGTTAGGAGTGTTGGGTACCAAAAGACTTCCATATCCAAGTAGATCATTTGAAATGGCCCATTGTTCACGTTGTAGGATCGATTGGCTCCAAAGGGACGGTATTCTACTTTTGGAACTCGATCGATTGCTTAGACCAGGCGGTTATTTTGTTTACTCTTCACCAGAGGCATATGCACATGATGCTGAAAATCGTAGAATTTGGAATGCTATGCATGATCTACTGAGAAGAATGTGTTGGAGAGTTGTATCGAGGAGAGATCAAACGGTTATATGGGCCAAGTCGGTGAGTAATAGTTGTTACCATAAGAGAGCTCCGGGAACCAATCCTCTGCTTTGCAGCACAGATACTGATCCTGATCTGAGTTGGAATGTGCAGATGAAGGCATGCATTACCCCATATTCTACAA AGATGCATAAGGGAAAAGGGAGCGGGCTTGAACCATGGCCAAGTAGGCTAACTGGGCCTCCTCCTCGGCTTGATGAAATTGGTGTTAGTCCTGATCAGTTTCAAGAAGACACT AACACATGGTATCATAGAGTGGTTGAGTATTGGAAGCAAATGAGATCTGTGATACAAAAGGATTCTATTAGAAATGTAATGGATATGAACTCAAACCTTGGTGGATTTGCTGCAGCACTCAAAGACAAAGATGTTTGGGTGATGAATGTTGCTCCGGTCAATGCGTCTTCTAGGTTGAAAATTATATATGACAGGGGCTTGATTGGAACAGTCCATGACTG GTGTGAATCGTTTTCAACATATCCACGAACTTACGACCTACTTCATGCTTGGAGTGTTTTTTCGGAGGTTGAGGATCGAGGCTGTAGTGTGGAAGATTTACTGATCGAGATGGATCGTATGCTAAGACCAGAAGGGTTTGTGATCATTAGAGATAGGTCATCTGTAGTCGATCACATACGAAAATTCTTGGGTGCTTTAAGATGGGATGGGTATTCACTTGAGGTGGAACCAAAAACAGACGCGCTTTCACTAAAGGACGAAAGAGTTGTGATCGCTAGAAAACAGCTATGgggagatgatgatgaagatgaggcTTCAAGATTTTGA